The window ACAAGCCGCTGCCGGGTCGACGCGTGACTCTGGCCGACGGCTCCGGACGACTCGTCTACTCCACGAGGAGCGACGGCGACGGCGCGTACCGGCTCAACGTCTCGCCCGGGACGTACAAGGCGTCCGCGACCCTCTTCGGACACAAGACCGCCACGGGCAGCGCCCTCGTCTCCGCGGGCAAGACCGCCAAGGCGGACCTCGCACTCGTGAAGCTCCCCACGCGGAGGGTGTCCGGCAAGATCGTGGACGGCTCCGGTCAGGGCTGGCCGCTTCACGCGAAGATCACGTTCGACGAGGTGCCGGACGGGGTGTTCTACACCGATCCCAAGACCGGCGTCTACTCGGTGGATCTGCCGAGTGGAAGCACGTACACACTGCACGCCACACCGGTCTATCCCGGTTACAGGACGCCGTCCGACGCGAGGATCGCTCTCGGCACGAAGGACGTGCGCCACGACATCTCCGTCAAAGCCGACGTCACGTCATGTGTGGCACCCGGCTACGGCTACGACACACAAGCCGCCTTCGAGGACTGGAGCACCGGACCCCGCAACGGGTGGAGCGCCTCGAACGCCGACGGGACCACCAGCGGCTGGCGGTTCGATCAGCCCGGCACGGCCAATCTGACCGGTGGCACGGGCGGCTTCGCAACTGCCTCTCCGGGAATCGACGGAGACACGGATGCCGTCGAGGACACCACTCTGACCTCGCCGGTGTTCGATCTGAGCCGGCGCACACATGCCGACCTCCACTTCGACACGACCATGTACGACGCGTTCGAGGCCGGCGCCACCTTCGATGCCGCAGTCAGCGTCGACGACGGTCGGACGTGGAACAGCGTGTTCAACGAGGCCCGCCCGATCGTGGTGCCGCACCACGTGACCGTTCCGCTTGCTTCGGCCCTCGGCCACAGCGAGGTCCGGCTGCGCTTCCGCTTCAAGGGCAAGGGTTGGTCCCAGGTCCAGCTCGACAACGTGCTGGTCGGGGAGTGCCGACGACTCGGCGGCGGGCTGATCACCGGCGTCGTCAGGGACGCGAACACCCAGCGCCCGCTCAACGGTGCCGAAGTGACGGCCACCTGGGCCCCGAAGTCGGACCCGTACCGCACCGCCGTCAGCGCGAGGCTGCCGGGCGACAACGGGTCCGACGGCTCCTACTGGCTGTACAGCCCGCACGCCGGACGCGGCTCGATCAGCACCTCGGCACCTCGCTACTCCACGGGCGTCGGCAGGGTCGCCGCTTCCGGCAAGGTGAGTGAGTACAACCCCGCTCTGAACGCAGGTCGTCTGAAGGTGACGCCCGGAGCGGTGGGACTGAGCGCGGCCCTGGACGGCAGGGCCGGTCAGGACATCACTCTCACCAACACCGGGCGTGCGCCGCTCACGGTCGCCTTGTGGGAGCAGAGCGGGAGCGCCGCCGCGAAGGCGGGGACGACACCCGAGGCCGCAGCGTGGCGCGACCTTCCCGGTCACCCGAAGGCGGTCAAGGACAACGTCATCAGCTCCTACGAGGGCAGCATCTACTCGGTGGGCGGCTACGCCGGCACGACCATCTACGCAAGCGGATACGTCCTGGCTCCCGGTGCCGGGTCCTGGTCGCGCATCGCGCCGCTTCCTGAACCGCGCACGGATGCCACAGGCGTCTTCCTCGACGGCACGCTCTACGTCGTCGGCGGCTACCACTTCGGTGCCAACGGCGTGTCCGTCCCTTCGTCGACCGCGTTCGCCTACCACCCCCGGAGCAACAGCTGGTCCCGGGTGGCCGACCTTCCGGAGGCGTCCGGCTCCGGCTCGGCTGCGGTTCTCGACGGGAAGCTCTACTACGTAGGCGGAAAGGACAGCTCACTCGACGACACGAAAGCCTCCTACAGCTACGATGCCGCTCGCGACCGGTGGAGCCGAATCGCGGACTATCCGATCGCGCTCACGCACGGCGGGTGCGGTGGCGTGATGAGCGCTCTCGTGTGCGCGGCCGGCGGATCCGTCGTGCAGACCGACAGCGGTGCCCACATCGAAATGACGGCCCGCGCCTTCACCTACAGCCCTGAAGCGGACGTCTGGCGTCGGGTCGCCGACATGCCCTACGCGACGGCAGGGGCGTCCTATGCGGCGACCGGGGGCAGACTGCAGGTCGTGGGAGGTCACATCTGGGGGGACAGCGCCCCCAAGCAACCCCGCACGGTCGAGTACGACCCCGTCACGGACGCCTGGACGACCCTGCCCGAGACGCCCCGCTGGACGAACCGGGGAGGACACAGCACCGGCTGCGGACTCGTCGACATCGGCGGCCAGGACGCGCCCACGGGAACCACCACGACAGGCGCCGCCATCCTGACCGGGACCGACCAGTGTGCCGGCGACGACGTCCACTGGCTGTCCACGAGTGCGACGAAGGTGACCCTGGCACCGGGCCGCTCCACCCGGGTCCGCGTCACGGCGGATGCCCGGACGCTCACCGCTCCGGGCGGCTACGCCGCCGCCCTGTCGATGATCGACGACTCGCCCTACCGGAACGCGCCTGTTGCGGTCACGCTGAAGGCGACCGCCCCCGCGTCGTACGCGGAGATCACCGGTACGGTCACCGGCGGAAGCC is drawn from Streptomyces sp. NBC_00178 and contains these coding sequences:
- a CDS encoding carboxypeptidase regulatory-like domain-containing protein, with translation MIADQKRARKEAAASADRTPDNVDAACDVPKSAHEAVCFAMRVKDVHGGKGLRAASDTPAGLAPGDLLNAYNLPAGGGAGATIAVVAAYDNPKAAADLALYREQFGLPPLEEGQFVKVNQRGDQGDYPSPESGWAAEISLDLDMVSAVAPKAKIILVEADSSRHTDLGASVNTAVELGATYVSNSYGLPYSATSGTGEAAEFTDLAEQYYDHPGVAVVASSGDSGHGVTFPASASTVTSVGGTSLVRDGSTTRGWNETVWAGAGSGCSAFAPKPAYQKDTGCDRRSVSDVSAVADPETGVAVYNTYGEYGVGWSQYGGTSAAAPIITATYALAGPVAEGARPAGFPYANPRLNDITSGSNGSCSPAYLCNGAVGYDGPTGLGTPNGTAAFRQGPTGTLSGKVTDGAHKPLPGRRVTLADGSGRLVYSTRSDGDGAYRLNVSPGTYKASATLFGHKTATGSALVSAGKTAKADLALVKLPTRRVSGKIVDGSGQGWPLHAKITFDEVPDGVFYTDPKTGVYSVDLPSGSTYTLHATPVYPGYRTPSDARIALGTKDVRHDISVKADVTSCVAPGYGYDTQAAFEDWSTGPRNGWSASNADGTTSGWRFDQPGTANLTGGTGGFATASPGIDGDTDAVEDTTLTSPVFDLSRRTHADLHFDTTMYDAFEAGATFDAAVSVDDGRTWNSVFNEARPIVVPHHVTVPLASALGHSEVRLRFRFKGKGWSQVQLDNVLVGECRRLGGGLITGVVRDANTQRPLNGAEVTATWAPKSDPYRTAVSARLPGDNGSDGSYWLYSPHAGRGSISTSAPRYSTGVGRVAASGKVSEYNPALNAGRLKVTPGAVGLSAALDGRAGQDITLTNTGRAPLTVALWEQSGSAAAKAGTTPEAAAWRDLPGHPKAVKDNVISSYEGSIYSVGGYAGTTIYASGYVLAPGAGSWSRIAPLPEPRTDATGVFLDGTLYVVGGYHFGANGVSVPSSTAFAYHPRSNSWSRVADLPEASGSGSAAVLDGKLYYVGGKDSSLDDTKASYSYDAARDRWSRIADYPIALTHGGCGGVMSALVCAAGGSVVQTDSGAHIEMTARAFTYSPEADVWRRVADMPYATAGASYAATGGRLQVVGGHIWGDSAPKQPRTVEYDPVTDAWTTLPETPRWTNRGGHSTGCGLVDIGGQDAPTGTTTTGAAILTGTDQCAGDDVHWLSTSATKVTLAPGRSTRVRVTADARTLTAPGGYAAALSMIDDSPYRNAPVAVTLKATAPASYAEITGTVTGGSRTTLPGAKITLSRGGKQLVTTTTNAEGVYRVWVKSAADKTTVTVTNDGYAPSSKEVNTVVGGRTTADFALRTQ